In a genomic window of Streptomyces noursei ATCC 11455:
- a CDS encoding ROK family transcriptional regulator, with amino-acid sequence MNDRAALDLLVSQGPLTRTQIGELTGLSKPTASQLLARLTAAGLVRTTGNVTGRPGPSAQLYEVDPAAAYVAALAVDQLGITAAVADITGQVLGQARVDTDAVPGDTTDLTARLVEKAVDGALAEAGLERGQLHRAVIGTPGALDPRTGLLRYAPHLPGWQSRALREELAEVLGVPLVIENDVNLAAVAEQHDGAAQDFDDFVLVWVDEGVGAAIVLDGRLLRGATGGAGEIGYMPLPGAPLARDGERSAARPDAGGGFQRLVGSPSVVALAHEHGAPEVRTVAEALARDDVRAEVARRLATGLAAVVAVVDPRLVVLSGEVPQAGGQALRDLVEEEFTGLALPRPEIRISDIEGNPILTGALRTALAEARDAVFDTA; translated from the coding sequence ATGAACGACCGGGCCGCGCTGGACCTGCTGGTGTCCCAAGGCCCCCTGACGCGCACACAGATCGGCGAACTGACGGGGCTGTCGAAGCCCACCGCCTCCCAGCTGCTCGCCCGACTGACCGCGGCGGGACTGGTCCGCACGACCGGCAACGTCACCGGCCGCCCCGGACCCAGCGCCCAGCTCTACGAGGTCGACCCGGCCGCCGCATACGTCGCCGCGCTGGCCGTGGACCAGCTGGGCATCACCGCCGCCGTCGCCGACATCACCGGACAGGTGCTCGGCCAGGCCCGGGTGGACACCGACGCGGTCCCCGGCGACACCACCGACCTCACGGCCCGGCTGGTGGAGAAGGCCGTGGACGGGGCACTGGCCGAGGCCGGGCTGGAGCGCGGACAGCTGCACCGCGCGGTGATCGGCACCCCCGGCGCGCTGGACCCGCGGACCGGCCTGCTGCGCTACGCGCCCCACCTGCCCGGCTGGCAGTCGCGGGCACTGCGCGAAGAACTGGCCGAGGTCCTCGGCGTCCCCCTCGTCATCGAGAACGACGTGAACCTGGCCGCGGTGGCCGAGCAACACGACGGCGCCGCCCAGGACTTCGACGACTTCGTCCTGGTGTGGGTCGACGAAGGCGTGGGCGCCGCGATCGTGCTGGACGGCCGGCTGCTGCGCGGGGCCACCGGCGGCGCGGGCGAGATCGGCTACATGCCACTGCCCGGCGCCCCGCTGGCCCGCGACGGCGAGCGCAGCGCCGCCCGGCCGGACGCGGGCGGCGGCTTCCAGCGGCTGGTCGGCTCCCCCAGCGTCGTCGCACTCGCCCACGAACACGGCGCGCCGGAGGTCCGCACCGTCGCCGAGGCGCTGGCCCGGGACGACGTGCGGGCCGAGGTGGCGCGGCGGCTGGCGACCGGCCTGGCCGCGGTGGTCGCGGTGGTCGATCCCCGTCTGGTGGTGCTCTCCGGCGAGGTGCCGCAGGCCGGCGGGCAGGCGCTGCGGGACCTGGTCGAGGAGGAGTTCACCGGGCTCGCGCTGCCCCGTCCGGAAATCCGCATCAGCGACATCGAGGGCAACCCCATCCTCACCGGCGCGCTGCGCACGGCGCTCGCCGAGGCCCGGGACGCGGTCTTCGACACCGCGTGA
- a CDS encoding mechanosensitive ion channel family protein: MYWSAPPAAAAPLRTAASGSTGPTSLDEATQKATNAAGWIQANWGTWLTSALQIILIIVIAVVLRHVIRRTITKLIERMNRTAAAAQHTALGGLLVNAERRRQRSEAIGSVLRSVASFVIMGTAALTVLSVLQINLAPLLASAGVAGVAIGFGARNLVTDFLSGVFMILEDQYGVGDEIDAGVATGTVIEVGLRVTKLRGANGAIWYIRNGEVKRIGNLSQGWSTASVDVLVAANQDLERARTVITDAGEAMSKAEPWNEQLWEPVEVLGLSEVSVDTVTVSVSAKTMPGKAAGVERELRWRIKHALDAAGIHLAPRPVTEEEEAATADPSSVVAAPSAFGNPTSPQSQATTPIAPPQLGKQ; this comes from the coding sequence GTGTACTGGTCCGCCCCGCCGGCCGCCGCCGCGCCGCTGCGCACCGCCGCGTCCGGTTCAACCGGTCCTACCTCCCTCGACGAGGCCACCCAGAAGGCGACCAACGCCGCCGGCTGGATACAGGCGAACTGGGGGACGTGGCTCACGTCCGCCCTGCAGATCATCCTGATCATCGTGATCGCGGTGGTCCTGCGCCACGTGATACGCCGCACCATCACCAAGCTCATCGAGCGGATGAACCGCACCGCGGCCGCGGCCCAGCACACCGCGCTGGGCGGGCTGCTGGTCAACGCCGAGCGCCGGCGGCAGCGCTCGGAGGCGATCGGCTCGGTGCTGCGCAGTGTCGCCTCGTTCGTGATCATGGGTACGGCCGCACTGACCGTGCTCTCGGTGCTCCAGATCAATCTGGCGCCGCTGCTGGCCAGCGCGGGTGTGGCCGGTGTCGCGATCGGTTTCGGCGCACGCAACCTCGTCACCGACTTCCTCTCCGGCGTCTTCATGATCCTGGAGGACCAGTACGGCGTCGGCGACGAGATCGACGCGGGTGTGGCCACCGGTACGGTCATCGAGGTCGGGCTGCGGGTCACCAAGCTGCGCGGCGCCAACGGTGCGATCTGGTACATACGCAACGGCGAGGTCAAGCGGATCGGCAACCTCAGCCAGGGCTGGTCGACCGCGAGCGTCGACGTCCTGGTCGCCGCGAACCAGGACCTGGAGCGGGCCCGCACGGTGATCACCGACGCCGGCGAGGCGATGTCCAAGGCCGAGCCGTGGAACGAGCAACTGTGGGAGCCGGTGGAGGTGCTGGGCCTGAGCGAGGTCTCGGTGGACACCGTCACGGTCAGCGTCTCGGCCAAGACCATGCCGGGCAAGGCGGCGGGCGTCGAGCGCGAGCTGCGCTGGCGCATCAAGCACGCGCTGGACGCGGCCGGCATCCACCTGGCGCCGCGCCCGGTCACCGAGGAGGAAGAGGCGGCGACGGCCGACCCGTCCTCCGTGGTCGCCGCCCCGTCGGCGTTCGGCAACCCGACGTCGCCGCAGTCCCAGGCGACGACGCCGATCGCACCGCCGCAGCTGGGCAAGCAGTAG
- a CDS encoding HNH endonuclease — protein sequence MPHVLVLNASYEPLGVVPLRRALILVLNEKAVSLEESGALMHSATHVIPAPSVVRLKRFVRVPFRGPVPLTRRALFARDGGRCMYCGGVATSVDHVIPRSRGGQHTWENVVAACRRCNHVKADRHVAEIGWRLRHQPAPPSGLAWRIIGTGHRDPRWLPYLQPYGADDALARIDAVSA from the coding sequence GTGCCGCATGTCCTGGTCCTCAATGCGTCGTACGAGCCGCTCGGCGTCGTACCGCTCCGCCGCGCGCTCATCCTCGTCCTCAATGAGAAGGCCGTCAGCCTTGAGGAATCCGGCGCCCTGATGCACAGCGCGACCCATGTCATACCGGCTCCGAGCGTGGTCCGCTTGAAGCGGTTTGTGAGAGTGCCCTTTCGGGGCCCCGTCCCGCTGACCCGACGGGCGCTGTTCGCCCGGGACGGCGGGCGTTGTATGTATTGCGGTGGCGTCGCAACCAGCGTCGACCACGTCATCCCGCGCAGCCGCGGCGGCCAGCACACCTGGGAGAACGTCGTCGCCGCGTGCCGGCGCTGCAACCACGTCAAGGCCGACCGCCATGTCGCCGAGATCGGCTGGCGGCTGCGCCATCAGCCCGCCCCGCCGTCAGGACTTGCCTGGCGCATCATCGGCACGGGGCATAGGGACCCGCGCTGGCTGCCCTACTTGCAGCCGTACGGCGCGGATGACGCCTTGGCCCGGATCGATGCCGTATCGGCGTAG
- a CDS encoding beta-N-acetylglucosaminidase domain-containing protein has product MAGTTALAAAVIGGLLGGVPAAQAAPVGPAAGTPDQPGRPTDTGALPAVWPRPQSMRQLGAAVPLGPTATLVAPPGTDPYALDVLRGLLRDAGVRTVRQAAPGDRLPADGPVLLVGGAPAEDTLRTLRVPARGDLPSGGYRLAVGQVAGRDTVALDGVGPDGLFHAAQTLRQLVTDGPDGTRQLASVTVRDWPATGVRGTTEGFYGQPWSRAQRLAQLDFMGRTKQNQYLYAPGDDPYRQARWRDPYPAEQRADFRALAERARANHVTLGWAVAPGAAMCLSSEDDLRALRRKVDAMWALGVRSFQLQFQDVSYSEWHCAADEETFGTGPQAAAKAQAGVANALARHLAERHPDAAPLSLMPTEFYQDGTTAYRSALASALNDRVEVAWTGVGVVPRTITGGELSAAREAFGHPLVTMDNYPVNDYAQDRIFLGPYTGREPAVATGSAALLANAMEQPLASRIPLFTAADYAWNPRDYRPAQSWEAAIDDLAGGDPKARTALRALAGNAASSLLDREESGYLQPLIDRFWKARAAAVDTGRPGDDPGFAKAATALRAAFRTMSGTPRDLASDLRAEVGPWAEQLSRFGDAGAQAVDTLVAQARDDGDAAWAAQRTVLRLRTEIGRSPVTVGKGVLAPFLERAMTEADAWTGARGGAPAPDRGDGRTALTVPFPRVRPLAAVSALTEPGPAAGAVSLEAHVPGAGWQRLGPLSATGWTEARTAGLRADAVRLTWSGDTPAPNVHALTPWFDDTPRAGLELSRAEGDAQTGGPFAVQARVSSRRPGDVHGPLTVTAPKGFTVHAPRELTAPRGGTALVPLTVDVPKDAASGTYQVTVAFAGQEQRLTLRVFPATGGPDLARGAQTSSSGDETDDFPASAATDGDPRTRWSSPAEDDSWLQFALPGPTRLGLVVLHWQDAYAAAYRIQVSADGRTWRTAATVRDGKGGREAVRMDAKDARYVRIQGDKRATRFGYSLWGVEAYAVTDTP; this is encoded by the coding sequence GTGGCCGGGACCACCGCGCTGGCCGCCGCCGTCATAGGGGGGCTGCTCGGCGGCGTCCCGGCGGCCCAGGCGGCGCCTGTCGGGCCCGCCGCCGGCACCCCCGACCAGCCCGGCCGGCCCACCGACACCGGCGCCCTGCCGGCGGTCTGGCCGCGCCCCCAGTCGATGCGGCAGCTCGGTGCGGCGGTCCCGCTCGGCCCGACGGCGACGCTGGTGGCCCCGCCGGGCACCGACCCGTACGCCCTCGACGTGCTGCGCGGACTGCTGCGGGACGCCGGGGTGCGCACCGTGCGGCAGGCCGCGCCCGGCGACCGGCTGCCCGCGGACGGGCCGGTGCTGCTGGTCGGCGGGGCGCCCGCCGAGGACACCCTGCGCACCCTGCGGGTGCCGGCCCGCGGCGACCTGCCGTCCGGGGGCTACCGCCTCGCCGTGGGACAGGTCGCCGGCCGGGACACCGTCGCGCTGGACGGCGTCGGCCCGGACGGCCTCTTCCACGCCGCGCAGACCCTGCGCCAGCTGGTCACCGACGGCCCCGACGGCACGCGGCAGCTGGCCTCGGTGACCGTCCGGGACTGGCCGGCCACCGGCGTCCGCGGCACCACCGAGGGCTTCTACGGGCAGCCGTGGAGCCGGGCGCAGCGGCTGGCCCAGCTGGACTTCATGGGCCGCACCAAGCAGAACCAGTACCTCTACGCCCCCGGGGACGACCCCTACCGGCAGGCCCGGTGGCGCGACCCGTACCCGGCCGAGCAGCGCGCCGACTTCCGGGCGCTGGCCGAGCGGGCCCGCGCCAACCACGTCACGCTCGGCTGGGCGGTGGCGCCCGGAGCGGCGATGTGCCTGTCCTCGGAGGACGACCTGCGGGCGCTGCGCCGCAAGGTGGACGCGATGTGGGCGCTGGGGGTGCGCTCCTTCCAGCTCCAGTTCCAGGACGTCAGCTACAGCGAGTGGCACTGCGCCGCGGACGAGGAGACGTTCGGGACCGGGCCGCAGGCTGCCGCCAAGGCCCAGGCCGGGGTCGCCAACGCGCTGGCCCGGCACCTCGCCGAGCGGCACCCCGACGCGGCCCCGCTGTCCCTGATGCCGACCGAGTTCTACCAGGACGGCACGACCGCCTACCGCAGCGCGCTGGCGTCGGCGCTCAACGACCGCGTGGAGGTGGCCTGGACGGGCGTCGGGGTGGTCCCGCGGACCATCACCGGCGGCGAACTGTCCGCCGCCCGCGAGGCGTTCGGCCACCCCCTGGTCACCATGGACAACTACCCGGTCAACGACTACGCCCAGGACCGGATCTTCCTCGGCCCGTACACCGGTCGCGAACCGGCCGTCGCCACCGGCTCGGCGGCGCTGCTCGCCAACGCCATGGAGCAGCCGCTGGCGTCCCGGATCCCGCTGTTCACCGCCGCCGACTACGCCTGGAACCCGCGCGACTACCGGCCCGCGCAGTCCTGGGAGGCGGCCATCGACGACCTGGCCGGCGGCGACCCCAAGGCCCGCACGGCGCTCCGCGCGCTGGCCGGGAACGCCGCGTCGTCCCTGCTCGACCGCGAGGAGTCGGGCTACCTCCAGCCGCTCATCGACCGGTTCTGGAAGGCCCGTGCGGCGGCCGTCGACACCGGCCGGCCCGGGGACGACCCGGGGTTCGCCAAGGCCGCGACGGCGCTGCGGGCCGCCTTCCGCACCATGAGCGGCACGCCCCGGGACCTGGCATCCGACCTGCGGGCCGAAGTCGGGCCGTGGGCCGAACAGTTGAGCCGCTTCGGGGACGCCGGGGCGCAGGCCGTGGACACCCTGGTGGCGCAGGCCCGGGACGACGGCGACGCCGCCTGGGCGGCGCAGCGCACGGTGCTGCGGCTGCGGACGGAGATCGGCCGGAGTCCGGTGACGGTCGGCAAGGGCGTCCTGGCGCCGTTCCTGGAGCGGGCGATGACCGAGGCGGACGCCTGGACGGGGGCCCGCGGCGGCGCCCCGGCACCGGACCGCGGCGACGGCCGCACCGCGCTGACCGTCCCCTTCCCCCGCGTACGGCCGCTGGCCGCGGTGAGCGCGCTCACCGAGCCGGGGCCGGCGGCCGGCGCGGTCTCCCTGGAGGCACACGTGCCGGGGGCCGGCTGGCAGCGCCTGGGGCCGCTGTCCGCGACCGGCTGGACGGAGGCCCGCACGGCCGGGTTGCGCGCCGACGCGGTCCGGCTGACCTGGAGCGGCGACACCCCGGCGCCGAACGTGCACGCGCTCACCCCGTGGTTCGACGACACCCCGCGGGCCGGACTCGAACTCTCCCGCGCCGAGGGCGACGCCCAGACCGGCGGCCCGTTCGCGGTGCAGGCCCGGGTCTCCTCCCGCCGCCCCGGCGACGTGCACGGCCCGCTGACGGTCACCGCGCCCAAGGGCTTCACCGTCCACGCGCCGCGGGAGCTGACCGCGCCCCGGGGCGGCACCGCGCTGGTCCCGCTCACCGTGGACGTCCCCAAGGACGCCGCGTCCGGGACGTACCAGGTCACCGTCGCCTTCGCCGGGCAGGAGCAGCGGCTGACCCTCCGGGTCTTCCCGGCCACCGGAGGGCCCGATCTGGCGCGCGGCGCGCAGACCAGCTCCTCCGGCGACGAGACGGACGACTTCCCGGCGTCCGCGGCCACCGACGGCGATCCGAGGACCCGCTGGTCCTCCCCCGCCGAGGACGACTCCTGGCTCCAGTTCGCCCTGCCCGGCCCGACCCGGCTGGGTCTGGTCGTCCTGCACTGGCAGGACGCCTACGCCGCCGCGTACCGCATCCAGGTCTCCGCCGACGGCCGCACCTGGCGCACCGCGGCCACCGTCCGCGACGGCAAGGGCGGCCGGGAGGCGGTGCGGATGGACGCCAAGGACGCCCGCTACGTCCGCATCCAGGGCGACAAGCGGGCGACGCGGTTCGGGTACTCGCTGTGGGGCGTCGAGGCGTACGCGGTGACGGACACCCCCTAG
- the malQ gene encoding 4-alpha-glucanotransferase, protein MSRARLARLHGIATSYEPAPGRTLHITDDTVVAVLAALGVDASTPQAVRAALAAHDETTGRALLPPTVTARAGRPPRLPDLPEDTVLSVRTEDGALIGAEVRDGTPHTGTQDPAALAALPLGVHDLRADAPDGRTARAHLVVAPDTVPAPPGRNHGFLVQLYSLLSRHSWGMGDLGDLADLAAWSGRTLGTGFVQLNPLHAAVPGAPTDPSPYRPSSRRFPDPVHLRIEQIPEYAHLTGPDRRRADELAARAGALRDDVLERGGLIDRDAVWALKRQALELLCAVPLGPGRRAAYCDFLAAQGQALDDHATWCALAERHGPDWRGWPAGLRDPRSPETARIRHRLLDRIDFHSRLAWFTDEQLAAAQRAARDAGMAVGLVHDLAVGVHPSGADTWAQQDAFAAGMSIGAPPDAFNSRGQDWGLPPWRPDALAAAGYAPYRALLRGLLRHAGALRIDHVMGLFRLWWVPEGRPPTEGAYVRYDGEAMLSVLALEARRAGAAVIGEDLGTVEPGVRETLADRGVLGTSVLWFERDYGNGAGAEGEAGADGDAGAGKEARAPEGAATEARILAPDEWRAGCLATVTTHDLPPTAARLTGADVALRARLGLLAGPPERERSRAGHELRAWLGALSHHGLLPEGAGDEEAVVKAVHRFLLRTPARMIGVWLPDAVGDRRPQNLPGTWDEYPNWRLPIAGPDGRPHTLEELAASPRLHALMRELAPLDR, encoded by the coding sequence ATGAGCCGCGCCCGACTCGCCCGGCTCCACGGCATCGCCACGTCCTACGAACCCGCACCGGGCCGTACGCTCCACATCACCGACGACACCGTCGTTGCCGTGCTCGCCGCACTGGGCGTCGACGCCTCGACCCCCCAGGCCGTCCGCGCGGCCCTGGCCGCCCACGACGAGACCACCGGCCGGGCCCTCCTGCCACCCACCGTCACCGCCCGCGCCGGCCGCCCACCGCGGCTGCCGGACCTCCCCGAGGACACCGTCCTGAGCGTCCGCACCGAGGACGGCGCGCTCATCGGCGCGGAAGTACGGGACGGCACCCCGCACACCGGCACCCAGGACCCCGCGGCGCTCGCCGCGCTCCCGCTCGGCGTCCACGACCTCCGCGCCGACGCCCCCGACGGCCGCACCGCCCGCGCCCACCTAGTCGTCGCCCCCGACACCGTGCCCGCCCCGCCCGGCCGCAACCACGGCTTCCTCGTCCAGCTCTACTCCCTGCTCTCCCGTCACTCCTGGGGCATGGGCGACCTCGGCGACCTCGCCGACCTCGCCGCCTGGTCCGGGCGCACCCTGGGCACCGGCTTCGTCCAGCTCAACCCCCTGCACGCGGCGGTACCCGGCGCGCCCACCGACCCCTCCCCCTACCGCCCCTCCTCGCGCCGCTTCCCCGACCCCGTCCACCTGCGGATCGAGCAGATCCCCGAGTACGCCCACCTGACCGGCCCCGACCGCCGGCGGGCCGACGAACTGGCCGCCCGCGCCGGCGCGCTGCGCGACGACGTCCTCGAACGCGGCGGACTCATCGACCGGGACGCGGTCTGGGCCCTCAAGCGCCAGGCCCTGGAACTCCTGTGCGCCGTCCCGCTCGGCCCCGGACGGCGCGCCGCGTACTGCGACTTCCTCGCCGCACAGGGCCAGGCCCTGGACGACCACGCCACCTGGTGCGCGCTCGCCGAGCGGCACGGCCCCGACTGGCGCGGCTGGCCGGCCGGCCTGCGCGACCCCCGCTCACCGGAGACTGCCCGGATCCGCCACCGGCTGCTGGACCGCATCGACTTCCACTCCCGGCTCGCCTGGTTCACCGACGAGCAACTGGCCGCCGCCCAGCGGGCCGCCCGCGACGCCGGCATGGCCGTCGGGCTCGTCCACGACCTCGCCGTCGGCGTCCACCCCTCCGGCGCCGACACCTGGGCCCAGCAGGACGCCTTCGCCGCCGGGATGTCCATCGGGGCGCCACCGGACGCCTTCAACTCCCGCGGCCAGGACTGGGGGCTGCCGCCCTGGCGCCCGGACGCCCTGGCCGCCGCCGGTTACGCCCCCTACCGCGCCCTGCTGCGCGGCCTGCTCCGGCACGCCGGCGCGCTGCGCATCGACCATGTGATGGGCCTGTTCCGGCTGTGGTGGGTCCCCGAAGGCCGACCGCCGACCGAGGGCGCGTACGTCCGCTACGACGGCGAGGCGATGCTCTCGGTGCTGGCCCTGGAGGCCCGTCGCGCCGGCGCCGCCGTGATCGGCGAGGACCTCGGCACGGTCGAACCGGGCGTGCGGGAGACCCTGGCCGACCGCGGCGTCCTGGGCACCTCCGTCCTGTGGTTCGAACGGGACTACGGCAACGGCGCCGGGGCCGAGGGGGAGGCCGGGGCCGACGGGGACGCCGGGGCCGGCAAGGAGGCCCGGGCCCCGGAGGGCGCCGCCACCGAGGCCCGCATCCTCGCCCCCGACGAGTGGCGCGCCGGCTGCCTGGCCACCGTCACCACCCACGACCTGCCGCCCACCGCCGCCCGGCTCACCGGCGCGGACGTCGCGCTGCGGGCCCGCCTCGGCCTGCTCGCCGGGCCGCCGGAGCGCGAGCGCTCCCGGGCCGGCCACGAACTGAGGGCATGGCTGGGCGCGTTGTCCCACCACGGCCTGCTGCCCGAGGGCGCCGGCGACGAGGAGGCGGTGGTCAAGGCCGTGCACCGCTTCCTGCTGCGCACCCCGGCGCGGATGATCGGCGTCTGGCTCCCCGACGCGGTGGGCGACCGCCGGCCGCAGAACCTCCCCGGCACCTGGGACGAGTACCCCAACTGGCGCCTGCCCATCGCCGGCCCCGACGGCCGCCCGCACACCCTCGAAGAGCTCGCCGCCTCGCCCCGACTCCACGCGCTGATGCGGGAGTTGGCGCCCCTCGACCGCTGA
- a CDS encoding acyl-ACP desaturase: MTIAPDRLDGARGQAAWTDTRLLYALEEVVEKELNRHLKAAKEWMPHEYVPWSDGRNFDGVLDGEPWAPDQSKVTSIGRTALVVNLLTEDNLPSYHHEIASLFGRDGAWGTWVHRWTAEEGRHGIVMRDYLLTSRAVDPVELERFRMAHMSAGFESDNAHSMLHSVAYVAFQELATRISHRNTGRHSGDPVCDQMLARIATDENLHMVFYRNLLGAAFELAPDRTMCAVRDVVTGFRMPGHGMPGFERAAVQMALGGIYNLRIHHDDVLQPVLRYLKVLERGGLGPEGLAAQDELGAFLDGLDGQARRFDERQAAILARRAARG; encoded by the coding sequence GTGACCATCGCCCCCGACCGCCTCGACGGAGCGCGCGGCCAGGCCGCCTGGACCGACACCCGACTGCTGTACGCCCTGGAGGAGGTCGTCGAGAAGGAGCTCAACCGGCACCTGAAGGCCGCCAAGGAGTGGATGCCGCACGAGTACGTGCCGTGGAGCGACGGGCGGAACTTCGACGGGGTGCTGGACGGCGAGCCCTGGGCGCCCGACCAGTCCAAGGTCACCTCCATCGGCCGGACGGCGCTGGTGGTCAACCTCCTCACCGAGGACAACCTCCCCAGCTACCACCACGAGATCGCCAGCCTCTTCGGCCGGGACGGCGCCTGGGGCACCTGGGTGCACCGCTGGACCGCGGAGGAGGGCCGGCACGGCATCGTGATGCGCGACTACCTGCTCACCAGCCGCGCCGTGGACCCGGTCGAGCTGGAGCGGTTCCGGATGGCCCACATGTCCGCCGGCTTCGAGTCCGACAACGCGCACAGCATGCTGCACTCGGTGGCGTACGTCGCCTTCCAGGAGTTGGCCACCCGGATCTCGCACCGCAACACCGGCCGGCACTCCGGCGACCCGGTGTGCGACCAGATGCTGGCCCGGATCGCCACCGACGAGAACCTCCACATGGTCTTCTACCGCAACCTCCTCGGTGCGGCCTTCGAGCTGGCCCCCGACCGCACGATGTGCGCCGTGCGGGACGTGGTCACCGGCTTCCGGATGCCCGGCCACGGCATGCCCGGCTTCGAGCGGGCCGCCGTCCAGATGGCCCTCGGTGGCATCTACAACCTGCGGATCCACCACGACGACGTGCTCCAGCCGGTGCTGCGCTACCTGAAGGTGCTGGAGCGCGGCGGGCTGGGGCCGGAGGGGCTCGCCGCCCAGGACGAGCTGGGGGCGTTCCTGGACGGCCTGGACGGGCAGGCGCGCCGCTTCGACGAGCGGCAGGCCGCGATCCTGGCCCGGCGGGCGGCCCGGGGCTGA
- a CDS encoding DMT family transporter — translation MAVLERVRSHRTPSTQAVGLALALAATVVWSGNFVIARALHGAVPPVQTAFWRWIVALLAVAPFAWGQVRREWPVIRRHLGFLALAALLGVTLFNTLIYTAGKTTSATNMAVIAAASPMMIALFDLVGARRGGREPLGARRVAGMVIALLGVLTLVGKGSPTAVLHLDFAVGDLWMLAATATFAGYSALLRRRPEGIGGRAFLFMTFALGAAMLVPAYAVSLAAEGGFPLTAGTVGPLLYIGVCSSAVAYFTWNKAIALVGAARAGAVYYLQPVCVALLSLAVLGEGIGAVQVLSMALIVAGVALGAAGTPR, via the coding sequence GTGGCAGTCCTGGAGCGGGTCCGCAGCCACCGCACACCGTCCACCCAGGCCGTGGGGCTGGCCCTGGCCCTGGCGGCGACCGTCGTGTGGTCCGGCAACTTCGTCATCGCCCGCGCCCTGCACGGGGCCGTGCCGCCCGTCCAGACCGCGTTCTGGCGCTGGATCGTCGCGCTGCTGGCGGTCGCCCCGTTCGCCTGGGGGCAGGTCCGCAGGGAGTGGCCGGTGATCCGCCGGCACCTCGGATTCCTGGCGCTGGCGGCCCTGTTGGGCGTCACCCTCTTCAACACCCTGATCTACACGGCCGGGAAGACCACCTCGGCCACCAACATGGCCGTGATCGCGGCGGCTTCGCCGATGATGATCGCCCTGTTCGACCTGGTCGGCGCCCGACGCGGCGGGCGCGAGCCGCTGGGCGCCCGCCGCGTCGCGGGCATGGTGATCGCGCTGTTGGGCGTGCTCACCCTGGTCGGCAAGGGCTCGCCGACCGCGGTGCTGCACCTGGACTTCGCCGTCGGCGACCTGTGGATGCTGGCGGCCACCGCCACCTTCGCCGGGTACAGCGCGCTGCTGCGCCGCCGCCCCGAGGGGATCGGCGGACGCGCGTTCCTGTTCATGACGTTCGCGTTGGGCGCCGCGATGCTGGTGCCCGCCTACGCCGTCAGCCTCGCCGCGGAGGGCGGTTTCCCGCTCACCGCGGGGACGGTCGGACCGCTGCTCTACATCGGGGTGTGCTCCTCCGCCGTCGCCTACTTCACCTGGAACAAGGCGATCGCCCTGGTGGGCGCCGCCCGCGCCGGGGCCGTCTACTACCTCCAGCCGGTGTGCGTGGCGCTGCTCTCGCTGGCCGTACTGGGCGAGGGGATCGGCGCGGTGCAGGTGCTCAGCATGGCGCTGATCGTCGCCGGGGTGGCCCTGGGGGCGGCGGGCACCCCACGGTGA
- a CDS encoding LysR family transcriptional regulator, producing MADWDIKKLRILRTLQDLGTVTATAEALHMTPSAVSQQLTGLAKSLGVTLLEAHGRRVRLTGAAHLVLRHAEAVFAQLERADADLLGYLQGEAGTVRVGAFSTAIPALVVPAVQELRRTHPGLAVAVREAEAEAAYELLAEGSVDLALSLAAHAPTPRDPKFSRVSLLADPLDVALPAGHPLAAEPGLRLADLAGEPWIFGSSGPWSQITTTACENAGFVPEQAHAAADWSAIWAMVAAGMGVALVPRMAMAGGLRAPGHGSGVALRVLHADQPRRHVVAAARRGSEGAPGLARVLAALRQAAARQATVGRAGGDGGPATFQSD from the coding sequence ATGGCCGACTGGGACATCAAGAAGCTGCGGATCCTGCGCACCCTCCAGGACCTGGGCACGGTCACCGCGACCGCCGAGGCGCTGCACATGACGCCCTCGGCGGTTTCGCAGCAGCTGACGGGGCTCGCCAAGTCCCTCGGGGTGACGCTGCTGGAGGCGCACGGCCGGCGGGTCCGGCTGACCGGCGCCGCCCACCTGGTGCTGCGGCACGCCGAGGCGGTCTTCGCGCAGCTGGAGCGGGCCGACGCGGACCTCCTGGGCTATCTCCAGGGCGAGGCCGGCACGGTGCGGGTCGGCGCCTTCTCCACCGCCATCCCGGCGCTGGTGGTCCCCGCCGTCCAGGAGCTGCGCCGCACCCACCCGGGCCTGGCCGTGGCCGTGCGGGAGGCCGAGGCGGAGGCGGCCTACGAGCTGCTGGCCGAGGGCAGCGTCGATCTGGCGCTGTCGCTGGCGGCGCACGCGCCCACCCCGCGCGACCCGAAGTTCAGCCGGGTCTCGCTGCTCGCCGACCCGTTGGACGTGGCGCTGCCGGCCGGTCATCCGCTCGCCGCCGAGCCGGGGTTGCGGCTGGCCGACCTGGCCGGCGAGCCGTGGATCTTCGGCAGCAGCGGCCCGTGGTCGCAGATCACCACCACCGCGTGCGAGAACGCCGGGTTCGTCCCCGAGCAGGCGCACGCGGCCGCCGACTGGAGCGCGATCTGGGCGATGGTCGCGGCCGGGATGGGGGTGGCGCTGGTGCCGCGGATGGCGATGGCGGGCGGTCTGCGGGCCCCCGGGCACGGCAGCGGGGTCGCGCTGCGGGTGCTCCACGCCGACCAGCCGCGCCGCCATGTGGTCGCCGCCGCCCGGCGCGGCTCCGAGGGCGCGCCGGGCCTGGCCCGGGTGCTGGCCGCGCTCCGCCAGGCCGCCGCCCGCCAGGCCACCGTGGGCCGGGCCGGAGGCGACGGCGGACCGGCGACCTTTCAGTCCGACTGA